A segment of the Cloacibacillus sp. genome:
TGGTCGCATTCATCTGGGGCGCTGGGATTCCGCTCTCCGCGGTGCTCGCGCGGGGGCTGACCCCGCTTTGGGCAGTGGCGCTGCGAATGCTGATCGCCGCCTTTTTCCTCATCCTGATGTTTCCAAAGACGATATTGACCTCTACGCGGCGCGACTGGGGGATATCCCTTATACAGACCTCGATACTGACCTGCGTATTCGTCTCGCTCACCTTCGGTCTCGTCTACAGCACGGCAAGCAAGCAGGCATTCATCGGCGGCCTCAACGTCATTCTGGTGCCAGTCTTCGTCTGGATACTCTATAAGGTGCGCCCCTCCGGCTGGCTCTTCGCGGGAGCGGGAGTCACCACCGTCGGACTGCTCGTCATGGGCTTCACTCCGGGAATGGAATTTAACTTCGGCGACCTGCTGTCCTTTATAATGGCGATATTCTACGCGGCGCAGGTGCTCGGCGCCGATTACTGCGCGCGGCGAGTCGAGCCGACACGGCTCGTGGCGCTGCACATCATTATGCTCGCGGTAATACTCGCCGTACTCGCGCTTATCTTTGAGCCGATCCCGAATCCGCTGACCTTCAGCAAAAAGATCTGGGCCTCGCTGCTCTGCGTCTCGCTCTGCAACACCATCCTCTGCTTCATCCTCCAGTTCCGCGCCCAGAAAAAGACCAGCGCCACCCACGCCGCGGTAATATTCTCCCTTGAGGGCCTCTTCGGCTACATCCTCGCCGTCGCCAGCGGCCAGGACCCCTTCCATCTCCAGGGCGCGCTAGGCGGTGTCCTCATCATCGTCGGTATGCTCATCACAGAGCTTGAGGGCTTCCTAAAGGCAAGGCGCGAACAAAAGGAGCCGGCAACGGAATAGTAAGGAGCGATAAACACAATACGCCGCATAGGTCTCTATTGACGTGCGGCAGAATAAATCACGGTTTAGCACAGGTTTTTGGCGCCCTCTGTGAGGGAGCTGGCTCGGCGATCTTTTCGCCGAGACTGAGGGAGAGTTGACCTTCGGTTCTCCCGCGGCTTCTGCCGCGGGCTCTGTATGGCGCGGGAACCGCGCCATACAGAGCAACACTCCTTCCGTCAGCCGCCAAAAACAGGCGGCCGACACCTCCCTCAGAGAGGGAGGCTAAAAGGGCAAAGTCAAAAGCTAAACCGTAATTTATCTTTTTACCTACCAAAGGGAATCGGCGTTTAGACGTGCTGATGACGACGCGAAATAAGGCCGGAAAACCGCAGGCGCACTTTGGTGCGTCGAGGATTTTCCGGCCTTGTTGAGCTAAGTCAGCGGCGCGTATAAACGCCGATTTCCGGTGATTTAGAATAGAGACGCCCAATAGGCAAAGTAGTCGGTCGCTATCCCCAGTCCGGCCGCAACCAATATCACTCCGGACACCGTTTTGATGACCTTCCCGTTACGCCGCAGCCACTGGAATATCCCCTTTATCCTCGTAAAGAAGAGCGCCGCGAGGATATACGGGATGCCGAGTCCCATCGAGAAGACAAAGAGATAGAATATCCCCTCGCCCACCGTCTTGCC
Coding sequences within it:
- a CDS encoding DMT family transporter — its product is MSSNSSNYRSVLIADMTLVLVAFIWGAGIPLSAVLARGLTPLWAVALRMLIAAFFLILMFPKTILTSTRRDWGISLIQTSILTCVFVSLTFGLVYSTASKQAFIGGLNVILVPVFVWILYKVRPSGWLFAGAGVTTVGLLVMGFTPGMEFNFGDLLSFIMAIFYAAQVLGADYCARRVEPTRLVALHIIMLAVILAVLALIFEPIPNPLTFSKKIWASLLCVSLCNTILCFILQFRAQKKTSATHAAVIFSLEGLFGYILAVASGQDPFHLQGALGGVLIIVGMLITELEGFLKARREQKEPATE